One segment of Paraburkholderia sp. PREW-6R DNA contains the following:
- a CDS encoding iron ABC transporter permease — protein MSDALSAGAPAVTATAAVRARARAPRGLFAAAAVSALLVLLPIALTFWRAASFGVNEAVDLIFRPLVGELLVNTVMITVSTTLASAVIGTAAAWFVERTHLPGRRWWAVLSAAPLAMPAFISSYAWVSLSLDLQDFEGALLVLTCGYFPLVYLPVAAALRNMDPALEESARALGCNRWTSFIRVVLPQLRPALLGGMLLVALGVLSEFGAFTLLRFRTFTTQIYAEFRTSFDDGGASLLACLLIVICLVVLAFEFRVRGAARYERIDRGTRRAVLRYDLGAWRWIVAAGFAALTITTLGVPLGMIGYWLTQPGAAAVTPADVSPELLFNATLSSVGFGLAAAALTTLLVVPLAFLLARYPTRFATLFERSVFLAQGVPGLVIALAIVSLAVHALQPLYQSATLLVVAYAILFMPVALVSVRAAFVQAQPRLEETARALGLTWSQTLFRVVLPLAAPGLGAAAAMVFISVVTELNATLLLSPIDTQTLATQVWADTSTMAFAAAAPYAALLTGISLCASGLLFALLGRSALRRERG, from the coding sequence ATGAGCGACGCGCTATCAGCGGGAGCGCCGGCTGTCACGGCGACCGCGGCGGTGCGCGCGCGGGCGCGTGCACCGCGCGGCCTCTTCGCGGCAGCAGCAGTCAGCGCTTTGCTGGTGTTGCTGCCGATTGCGTTGACGTTCTGGCGCGCCGCGAGCTTCGGTGTCAACGAGGCGGTCGATCTGATCTTCCGCCCGCTGGTGGGTGAACTGCTCGTCAATACGGTGATGATCACCGTGTCCACCACGCTGGCATCGGCGGTGATCGGCACGGCGGCTGCGTGGTTCGTCGAACGCACGCATCTGCCCGGACGCCGCTGGTGGGCTGTACTGAGCGCCGCACCGCTCGCCATGCCCGCCTTCATTTCGAGCTATGCGTGGGTATCGCTGAGCCTGGATTTGCAGGACTTCGAAGGCGCGCTGCTGGTGCTCACCTGCGGCTATTTCCCGCTTGTCTATCTGCCAGTGGCGGCCGCGCTGCGCAACATGGACCCGGCGCTCGAAGAAAGCGCGCGCGCACTCGGTTGCAACCGCTGGACCTCGTTCATCCGGGTCGTGTTGCCGCAATTGCGGCCGGCGTTGCTCGGCGGCATGCTACTGGTCGCGCTCGGCGTGCTCTCCGAGTTCGGCGCCTTCACGCTGCTGCGCTTTCGCACGTTCACCACGCAGATCTATGCGGAGTTCCGCACGAGTTTCGATGACGGCGGCGCTTCGCTGCTCGCGTGTCTGCTGATCGTGATCTGCCTCGTCGTGCTCGCATTCGAGTTTCGCGTGCGCGGCGCGGCGCGTTATGAGCGCATCGATCGCGGCACACGGCGCGCGGTGCTGCGTTACGATCTCGGCGCGTGGCGCTGGATCGTGGCGGCCGGCTTCGCCGCACTGACGATCACCACGCTCGGCGTGCCGCTCGGCATGATCGGCTACTGGCTCACGCAACCGGGCGCGGCGGCTGTCACGCCGGCCGATGTGTCGCCGGAACTGTTGTTCAACGCTACGCTGTCGTCAGTCGGTTTCGGACTCGCTGCCGCCGCGCTGACCACCCTGCTGGTCGTGCCGCTCGCCTTCCTGCTCGCGCGCTATCCCACGCGATTCGCCACGCTCTTCGAGCGCAGCGTGTTTCTCGCGCAAGGCGTGCCGGGGCTCGTGATTGCGCTCGCGATCGTCTCGCTCGCGGTGCATGCGCTTCAGCCGCTCTATCAGAGCGCGACGCTGCTCGTGGTCGCCTACGCGATACTCTTCATGCCGGTCGCACTGGTGAGCGTGCGCGCCGCATTCGTGCAGGCGCAGCCGCGCCTCGAAGAAACCGCGCGGGCGCTCGGGCTCACGTGGTCACAGACACTCTTCCGTGTCGTGCTGCCGCTTGCAGCTCCGGGCCTTGGCGCTGCCGCGGCGATGGTCTTCATTTCGGTCGTCACCGAACTGAACGCCACGCTGCTGCTTTCTCCAATCGACACACAAACGCTCGCGACCCAGGTCTGGGCCGACACGTCGACCATGGCGTTCGCCGCGGCGGCGCCCTATGCGGCGCTGCTCACCGGTATTTCGCTGTGCGCGTCCGGCCTGCTGTTCGCGCTGCTCGGCAGATCGGCGCTGCGTCGCGAGCGCGGCTGA